The following are from one region of the Sandaracinus amylolyticus genome:
- a CDS encoding glycogen debranching N-terminal domain-containing protein, whose product MRLAWRGPTMLVTDVRGELGRGVTSTGLWFRETRYLRTMRLLVNGRAPHLCALGGQDARTLDLVYVHPELEQFGGGGSGLARSEESLASDGLPHRSIDVRVSHAVQLDGLESRYVVANRSRRVARLVIDVALDCDWADIGDTIGDREAPVRIWARAVCDGSSLELRSTHPQLRYVTHVEAPGASAHQSGVRWTLELAPRDEVVLPLRVRAIDFEDALTGEGIAAREDALARWRASHVVVDTTGHGVEPLVIAAALEDLASLPLLEGRPREWLAPQAGLPIYPALFGRDALTTGWQASCVDGGAMLDAALARLGRLQCTRDDPRIDAQPGRIPQQVRRGPRARLGDGAFAVSYADVASPLMYVISLAQLFALRGDEALIRPHLDTARRILDWAHEQAQGGFLHYHTRSSDGPEHQGWKDSGGAMVHADGSSARSPIAACEIQGYWFAAQELLALVLWMLGRRGDARALWDSARDLKRRFHRAFWMEDESFYGLGIDREGRLLRSVTSNVGHCIASGIVAQPVIERVVERMFAPDLWSGWGFRTLSSAHPAYEPLSYHCGSVWSVESTTIALGLRRFGLDRRALQLADATLALASLYPGFRVPECVGGYAKDEMPHPGAYPRADLIQAWNVSAIPGLLHAMMGFFNVAPLDLLTIDPILPTCLDRVRVKGLRVGRGVIDLDVWRDRDGRSHFDVTRREGTLHVVRQPPPESISVGIAGRVRALVEGLLPS is encoded by the coding sequence GTGCGGCTCGCCTGGCGCGGGCCGACGATGCTCGTGACCGACGTGCGCGGGGAGCTCGGGCGTGGGGTGACCAGCACCGGGCTGTGGTTCCGCGAGACCCGCTATCTCCGCACGATGCGGCTGCTCGTGAACGGGCGCGCGCCGCACCTCTGCGCGCTCGGGGGACAGGACGCGCGCACGCTCGATCTCGTCTACGTGCACCCCGAGCTCGAGCAGTTCGGCGGCGGCGGCTCGGGGCTCGCGCGCTCCGAGGAGTCGCTCGCGTCCGACGGACTGCCCCATCGCTCGATCGACGTGCGGGTCTCGCACGCGGTGCAGCTCGACGGGCTCGAGTCGCGCTACGTGGTCGCGAACCGATCGCGACGGGTCGCGCGCCTGGTGATCGACGTCGCGCTCGACTGCGACTGGGCCGACATCGGCGACACGATCGGCGATCGCGAGGCGCCGGTGCGCATCTGGGCGCGCGCGGTGTGCGACGGGTCGTCGCTCGAGCTCCGCTCGACGCATCCGCAGCTGCGCTACGTCACGCACGTCGAGGCACCGGGCGCGAGCGCGCACCAGAGCGGGGTGCGGTGGACGCTCGAGCTCGCGCCGCGCGACGAGGTCGTGCTCCCGCTGCGGGTGCGCGCGATCGACTTCGAGGACGCGCTCACCGGCGAGGGGATCGCGGCGCGCGAGGACGCGCTCGCGCGATGGCGCGCGTCGCACGTCGTCGTCGACACGACGGGGCACGGCGTGGAGCCGCTGGTGATCGCGGCCGCGCTCGAAGATCTCGCGTCGCTGCCGCTGCTCGAGGGGCGCCCGCGCGAGTGGCTCGCGCCGCAGGCCGGGCTGCCGATCTATCCCGCGCTCTTCGGTCGCGACGCGCTCACCACGGGATGGCAGGCGTCGTGTGTGGACGGCGGCGCGATGCTCGACGCCGCGCTCGCGCGCCTCGGACGGCTGCAGTGCACGCGCGACGATCCGCGCATCGACGCGCAGCCGGGTCGCATCCCGCAGCAGGTGCGGCGCGGTCCGCGCGCGCGCCTCGGCGACGGTGCGTTCGCGGTGAGCTACGCCGACGTCGCGAGCCCGCTCATGTACGTGATCTCGCTCGCGCAGCTCTTCGCGCTGCGCGGTGACGAGGCGCTGATCCGCCCGCACCTCGACACCGCGCGACGCATCCTCGACTGGGCGCACGAGCAGGCGCAGGGCGGCTTCCTCCACTACCACACCCGCTCGTCCGACGGGCCCGAGCACCAGGGCTGGAAGGACAGCGGCGGCGCGATGGTGCACGCCGACGGATCGTCGGCGCGCTCGCCGATCGCGGCGTGCGAGATCCAGGGCTACTGGTTCGCGGCGCAGGAGCTCCTCGCGCTCGTGCTGTGGATGCTCGGACGTCGCGGCGACGCGCGCGCGCTCTGGGACTCGGCGCGCGATCTGAAGCGGCGCTTCCATCGCGCGTTCTGGATGGAGGACGAGAGCTTCTACGGCCTCGGGATCGATCGTGAAGGGCGCCTCCTGCGCAGCGTCACGTCGAACGTCGGGCACTGCATCGCGTCGGGCATCGTCGCGCAGCCGGTGATCGAGCGCGTGGTCGAGCGGATGTTCGCGCCCGATCTCTGGAGCGGCTGGGGCTTCCGCACGCTCTCGTCGGCGCACCCTGCGTACGAGCCGCTCTCGTACCACTGCGGCTCGGTGTGGAGCGTGGAGAGCACGACGATCGCGCTCGGGCTTCGTCGCTTCGGGCTCGATCGGCGCGCGCTGCAGCTCGCGGACGCGACGCTCGCGCTCGCGTCGCTGTACCCGGGGTTCCGGGTGCCCGAGTGCGTCGGTGGCTACGCGAAGGACGAGATGCCGCACCCCGGCGCGTATCCGCGCGCCGATCTGATCCAGGCGTGGAACGTGAGCGCGATCCCCGGCTTGCTCCACGCGATGATGGGGTTCTTCAACGTCGCGCCGCTCGATCTGCTCACGATCGATCCGATCCTGCCGACGTGCCTCGATCGCGTCCGGGTGAAGGGGCTGCGGGTGGGGCGCGGGGTGATCGATCTCGACGTGTGGCGCGATCGCGACGGGCGCTCGCACTTCGACGTGACGCGACGCGAAGGGACGCTGCACGTCGTGCGACAGCCGCCGCCCGAGTCGATCTCGGTCGGCATCGCGGGGCGGGTGCGCGCGCTGGTGGAGGGACTGCTCCCGTCGTGA
- a CDS encoding DUF1552 domain-containing protein — translation MTNDLRGRADRHRTGAFVAGRRAFLAGAGGVVLALPFLEAIHGRARAAPRTPRRFVVWHQGQGTQWDQWAIPGSSQTDFRLGRILEPLADLRDRFVFMRGIDNRAKDRTEGDGHQSAIRSILCATPNSGGPSIDTVVHQRLRTEGQLGPLRLAIGSSARSGRFLAAAGDPVDSIGDPRAMLDTFFAGDDGASAELERLRLRRRRALDAVRESFGTFRRGLGTEDRDRLDRHAARLDDLETRLASGRTCARPVLEQPSGYVPTRDWDVTARNVAEVVALAFACDVTPVATIEWTEDHDPALFAPFIGSYSNWHEMVHSGESRRGITGLHDGYRYYATHMAYFLQRLQEIEEDGGTLLDSTCVLWSSDFGYGAGHNGLSTTFTLAGSLGAETQLGRCITYADPEQLWGASQYTQANLFTSILRAFGQTDEHFGDSTGGTRGPIPGLVG, via the coding sequence ATGACGAACGATCTCCGCGGACGAGCCGATCGCCATCGCACCGGCGCGTTCGTCGCAGGACGCCGCGCGTTCCTCGCGGGCGCCGGCGGCGTGGTGCTCGCGCTGCCCTTCCTCGAGGCCATCCACGGTCGCGCGCGCGCGGCGCCGCGCACGCCTCGACGCTTCGTGGTCTGGCACCAGGGCCAGGGCACGCAGTGGGATCAGTGGGCGATCCCCGGCAGCAGCCAGACCGACTTCCGCCTCGGCCGCATCCTCGAGCCGCTCGCCGATCTGCGCGACCGCTTCGTGTTCATGCGCGGCATCGACAACCGCGCGAAGGACCGCACCGAGGGCGACGGCCACCAGTCCGCGATCCGGTCGATCCTGTGCGCGACGCCGAACTCCGGCGGGCCCTCGATCGACACCGTGGTGCACCAGCGCCTGCGCACCGAGGGGCAGCTGGGCCCGCTGCGGCTCGCGATCGGATCCTCGGCGCGCAGCGGGCGCTTCCTCGCCGCCGCCGGAGACCCGGTCGACTCGATCGGCGATCCCCGCGCGATGCTCGACACGTTCTTCGCGGGCGACGACGGCGCGTCGGCCGAGCTCGAGCGCCTGCGCCTGCGTCGCCGACGCGCGCTCGACGCGGTCCGCGAGTCGTTCGGGACGTTCCGGCGCGGCCTCGGCACCGAGGATCGCGATCGCCTCGATCGCCACGCGGCGCGCCTCGACGACCTCGAGACCCGCCTCGCGTCGGGGCGCACCTGCGCGCGGCCGGTGCTCGAGCAGCCCTCGGGCTACGTGCCGACGCGCGACTGGGACGTGACCGCGCGCAACGTCGCCGAGGTCGTCGCGCTCGCGTTCGCGTGCGACGTGACGCCGGTCGCGACGATCGAGTGGACCGAGGATCACGACCCCGCGCTCTTCGCGCCGTTCATCGGCTCCTACTCGAACTGGCACGAGATGGTGCACTCGGGTGAGTCGAGGCGCGGCATCACCGGCCTCCACGACGGCTATCGCTACTACGCGACGCACATGGCGTATTTCCTCCAGCGCCTGCAGGAGATCGAAGAGGACGGCGGCACGCTGCTCGACAGCACGTGCGTGCTCTGGAGCAGCGACTTCGGCTACGGCGCCGGGCACAACGGCCTCTCGACGACGTTCACCCTCGCCGGCTCGCTCGGCGCGGAGACGCAGCTCGGTCGCTGCATCACCTACGCGGATCCCGAGCAGCTCTGGGGCGCCTCGCAATACACGCAGGCGAACCTCTTCACGTCGATCCTGCGCGCGTTCGGCCAGACCGACGAGCACTTCGGCGACTCGACCGGGGGCACGCGCGGCCCCATCCCCGGCCTCGTCGGCTGA
- a CDS encoding DUF1592 domain-containing protein, producing MHLGAVAAVAASVLGLSACTGVLGSSAAGPGDGSGGGGGAPSDGPPPLSGTCNPRTPVIAAPMRRLTEAQWRATVDALFDGRVEVPDGYPDPLVVRGYRTYGALGTPSPEIAAVVADLALEIAESATADLSALLGCTPGDAPDDACAAGFVESFLTRAQRRTPTADERATMLALYGDLRGDGYSPREGVAAVIEAVLQAPAFLYVSERGASDATAPGTVVALGDHEIAQRLSFFLWDAPPDAELTRLADEGTLHEPATLEAQARRMVADPRVASVLGRFVEDWLELQRLERAAKSDDEFPDWRSVSASIAAEAARFTEEVVLRRDARLETLLSASFTVGDAGLAKLYGVAAPANGGWGVLELDPSERRGVLTQAGFLASHSGATEPAPVVRGATILRNVLCLPMELPPGLMVTSPAPDPTRTTRERFEEHRADPACAGCHDRIDPIGFGLEGFDAIGGFRTTEPSGLPIDTSGVLLGAGDGADGAFVGGAELAERLSQSDAVRDCVARQVYQYAQARVAAGGDECVLERVTERFAASDGDLRELLVAIATSDPFLSRTLPE from the coding sequence ATGCATCTCGGAGCCGTCGCGGCAGTCGCCGCGTCCGTGCTCGGACTCTCGGCCTGCACCGGTGTGCTCGGCAGCTCGGCAGCTGGCCCCGGTGATGGATCCGGCGGCGGTGGCGGCGCACCATCGGACGGACCTCCGCCGCTCTCCGGGACGTGCAACCCACGCACGCCGGTGATCGCCGCGCCGATGCGCCGCCTCACCGAGGCCCAGTGGCGCGCGACCGTGGACGCGCTCTTCGACGGCCGCGTCGAGGTGCCCGACGGCTACCCCGATCCGCTCGTCGTGCGGGGCTACCGCACCTACGGCGCGCTGGGCACGCCGAGCCCCGAGATCGCCGCCGTCGTCGCGGATCTCGCGCTCGAGATCGCCGAGTCCGCGACCGCCGATCTCTCGGCGCTGCTCGGCTGCACGCCCGGTGATGCGCCCGACGACGCGTGCGCCGCGGGCTTCGTCGAGTCGTTCCTCACGCGCGCGCAGCGACGCACGCCCACCGCGGACGAGCGCGCGACGATGCTCGCGCTCTACGGCGATCTGCGCGGGGACGGATACTCGCCGCGCGAGGGTGTCGCCGCAGTGATCGAAGCCGTGCTGCAGGCGCCGGCGTTCCTCTACGTCTCCGAGCGCGGCGCGAGCGACGCGACCGCGCCGGGCACCGTCGTCGCGCTCGGCGATCACGAGATCGCGCAGCGCCTCTCGTTCTTCCTGTGGGACGCACCGCCCGACGCCGAGCTGACCCGGCTCGCCGACGAGGGCACGCTGCACGAGCCCGCGACGCTCGAGGCCCAGGCGCGCCGCATGGTCGCGGACCCGCGCGTCGCGTCGGTGCTCGGCCGCTTCGTCGAGGACTGGCTCGAGCTGCAGCGCCTCGAGCGCGCCGCCAAGAGCGACGACGAGTTCCCCGACTGGCGCAGCGTCTCGGCGTCGATCGCCGCCGAGGCCGCGCGCTTCACCGAGGAGGTCGTGCTGCGCCGCGACGCGCGCCTCGAGACGCTGCTCTCCGCGAGCTTCACGGTCGGCGATGCCGGGCTCGCGAAGCTCTACGGCGTGGCCGCGCCCGCCAACGGCGGCTGGGGCGTGCTCGAGCTCGATCCCAGCGAGCGCCGCGGCGTGCTCACGCAGGCGGGCTTCCTCGCGTCGCACTCCGGCGCCACCGAGCCCGCGCCGGTGGTCCGCGGCGCGACGATCCTGCGCAACGTGCTGTGCCTGCCGATGGAGCTCCCGCCCGGCCTCATGGTCACCTCGCCGGCGCCCGATCCCACCCGCACCACGCGCGAGCGCTTCGAGGAGCACCGCGCCGATCCCGCGTGCGCCGGGTGTCACGACCGCATCGATCCCATCGGGTTCGGGCTCGAGGGCTTCGACGCGATCGGCGGCTTCCGCACCACCGAGCCGAGCGGGCTGCCGATCGACACCAGCGGCGTGCTGCTCGGCGCGGGCGACGGCGCGGACGGTGCGTTCGTCGGCGGCGCCGAGCTCGCGGAGCGTCTCTCGCAGAGCGACGCCGTGCGCGACTGCGTCGCGCGTCAGGTCTACCAGTACGCACAGGCACGCGTCGCCGCGGGCGGCGACGAGTGCGTGCTCGAGCGCGTCACCGAGCGCTTCGCCGCGAGCGACGGCGATCTGCGCGAGCTGCTCGTCGCGATCGCGACGAGCGACCCCTTCCTCTCGCGGACCCTTCCGGAGTGA